A single window of Mangifera indica cultivar Alphonso chromosome 18, CATAS_Mindica_2.1, whole genome shotgun sequence DNA harbors:
- the LOC123201477 gene encoding multiple organellar RNA editing factor 9, chloroplastic-like isoform X2, translating into MATLYAPSLLTPKSLLSPRPQLTLSLRPNSPSLKLPTRFRSGSILSVKAGPKDSDYSSKRSSSNEPRETIMLPGCDYNHWLIVMEFPKDPAPTREQMIETYLNTLATVLGSMEEAKKNMYAFSTTTYTGFQCTVSEETSEKFKGVLWVLPDSYIDVKNKDYGGDKYVNGEIIPCTYPTYQPKQRKESKYVSKRYERRRDGPPPEQRRPRQAAAQSDSTSG; encoded by the exons ATGGCGACTCTATACGCCCCATCTTTACTAACGCCAAAATCTCTCCTTTCACCTCGCCCTCAACTCACACTTAGCCTTCGACCTAACTCACCGAGTCTCAAACTCCCAACTCGGTTTCGCTCTGGCTCGATTCTGTCCGTCAAAGCTGGACCAAAAGACAGCGACTACTCCTCAAAGAGGAGCAGCAGCAATGAACCGAGGGAGACGATAATGTTACCTGGCTGTGATTACAACCACTGGCTCATTGTAATGGAGTTTCCCAAAGACCCAGCTCCCACTAGAGAGCAAATGATTGAGACTTATCTCAACACTCTTGCTACCGTTCTGGGCAg CATGGAggaagcaaagaaaaatatgtatgcTTTCAGCACCACCACTTACACTGGATTCCAGTGCACTGTGTCTGAAGAAACATCTGAGAAATTCAAGG GAGTTCTCTGGGTGCTGCCCGACTCATACATAGATgtcaaaaataaagattatggAG GTGATAAATATGTAAATGGGGAGATAATTCCATGCACATATCCTACTTATCAGCCAAAGCAACGAAAGGAATCAAAATATGTTAGCAAACGATATGAGAGACGACGAGATGGTCCTCCACCTGAACAAAGAAGACCAAGACAAGCAGCAGCTCAGTCAGACTCAACATCTGGATAA
- the LOC123201477 gene encoding multiple organellar RNA editing factor 9, chloroplastic-like isoform X1 — translation MATLYAPSLLTPKSLLSPRPQLTLSLRPNSPSLKLPTRFRSGSILSVKAGPKDSDYSSKRSSSNEPRETIMLPGCDYNHWLIVMEFPKDPAPTREQMIETYLNTLATVLGSMEEAKKNMYAFSTTTYTGFQCTVSEETSEKFKGLPGVLWVLPDSYIDVKNKDYGGDKYVNGEIIPCTYPTYQPKQRKESKYVSKRYERRRDGPPPEQRRPRQAAAQSDSTSG, via the exons ATGGCGACTCTATACGCCCCATCTTTACTAACGCCAAAATCTCTCCTTTCACCTCGCCCTCAACTCACACTTAGCCTTCGACCTAACTCACCGAGTCTCAAACTCCCAACTCGGTTTCGCTCTGGCTCGATTCTGTCCGTCAAAGCTGGACCAAAAGACAGCGACTACTCCTCAAAGAGGAGCAGCAGCAATGAACCGAGGGAGACGATAATGTTACCTGGCTGTGATTACAACCACTGGCTCATTGTAATGGAGTTTCCCAAAGACCCAGCTCCCACTAGAGAGCAAATGATTGAGACTTATCTCAACACTCTTGCTACCGTTCTGGGCAg CATGGAggaagcaaagaaaaatatgtatgcTTTCAGCACCACCACTTACACTGGATTCCAGTGCACTGTGTCTGAAGAAACATCTGAGAAATTCAAGG GACTGCCAGGAGTTCTCTGGGTGCTGCCCGACTCATACATAGATgtcaaaaataaagattatggAG GTGATAAATATGTAAATGGGGAGATAATTCCATGCACATATCCTACTTATCAGCCAAAGCAACGAAAGGAATCAAAATATGTTAGCAAACGATATGAGAGACGACGAGATGGTCCTCCACCTGAACAAAGAAGACCAAGACAAGCAGCAGCTCAGTCAGACTCAACATCTGGATAA
- the LOC123201603 gene encoding uncharacterized protein LOC123201603 — MAIFSFNTINATLFISCFLIFLSFPVFSFPSSIHDLLRSRGLPPGLLPKEVKSYSLSENGILEVVLEEPCLAKYETRVFFESVVKANLSYGSLNGVVGLSQEELFLWLPVKDIIVDDPTSGLILFDIVVAHKELSLSLFEYPPDCKPQGVLKNHVREETAGAEALR; from the exons atggcaatCTTTTCCTTTAACACCATAAACGCAACcttatttatttcttgtttCTTGATTTTCCTCTCATTTCCGGTGTTTTCTTTCCCTTCTTCGATCCATGATCTTCTCCGGTCAAGAGGGCTGCCGCCGGGGCTTCTTCCGAAGGAAGTGAAATCTTATTCGCTTTCTGAAAATGGGATCCTCGAGGTTGTTCTTGAAGAGCCATGTTTAGCCAAATATGAGACCAGGGTTTTCTTCGAAAGCGTTGTGAAAGCTAATCTCAGCTATGGCAGTCTCAACGGCGTCGTGGGTTTGTCTCAGGAAGAACTCTTTCTATGGCTTCCGGTGAAAGATATCATCGTTGATGATCCAACTTCTGGCCTCATTTTGTTCGATATCGTTGTTGCTCACAAAGaactctctctgtctctctttgaataccctcCTGACTGTAAACCTCAAG GCGTGTTGAAGAATCATGTGAGGGAGGAGACGGCAGGAGCTGAGGCTCTGAGATAG